From Cellulomonas dongxiuzhuiae, the proteins below share one genomic window:
- a CDS encoding AGE family epimerase/isomerase has protein sequence MAWLSTPAHGRWLEAETDRLWEFGRPSRLARGGFARLDDVGRPQPGPLELWITCRMTHVYALGHLAGRPGSAALVDHGLAALTGLFRDDEHGGWFAEVEPDGTPRDTTKAAYPHAFVVLAAASATVAGRPGARALLDDALAVQERRFWDDEAGMVVEEWDRTFTDLDPYRGVNANMHTVEAYLAAADVTGDRRWLDRAVRIVERVVHGFARGGSWRLPEHYDASWREDREYNADTPAHPFRPYGATVGHGFEWARLTLHARAALQARGDDAPAWLLHDAADLFGASVRDGWDVDGAPGFVYTVDWQGRPVVRERMHWVAAEAVAAAAALHAATGDAGYDDLYTLWWEYIGEHVLDRDGGSWWHELGTDNRVSRTVWAGKADIYHAVQATLVPRLPLAPALAPALAAGLLG, from the coding sequence ATGGCGTGGCTCAGCACCCCGGCGCACGGCCGCTGGCTCGAGGCGGAGACGGACCGCCTGTGGGAGTTCGGGCGTCCGTCGCGGCTCGCGCGCGGCGGCTTCGCCCGGCTCGACGACGTGGGGCGTCCCCAGCCCGGCCCCCTCGAGCTGTGGATCACGTGCCGCATGACGCACGTCTACGCGCTCGGTCACCTCGCCGGCCGGCCGGGGTCCGCCGCCCTCGTCGACCACGGGCTCGCGGCGCTGACCGGGCTGTTCCGCGACGACGAGCACGGCGGCTGGTTCGCCGAGGTCGAGCCCGACGGGACGCCGCGCGACACCACCAAGGCCGCCTACCCGCACGCGTTCGTCGTCCTCGCGGCCGCGAGCGCGACCGTCGCGGGACGCCCCGGCGCCCGCGCGCTGCTCGACGACGCGCTCGCCGTGCAGGAGCGCCGGTTCTGGGACGACGAGGCCGGCATGGTCGTCGAGGAGTGGGACCGCACGTTCACGGACCTCGACCCGTACCGGGGCGTCAACGCGAACATGCACACGGTCGAGGCGTACCTCGCCGCCGCGGACGTCACCGGCGACCGGCGGTGGCTCGACCGCGCCGTGCGGATCGTCGAGCGGGTGGTGCACGGCTTCGCGCGCGGCGGCTCCTGGCGCCTGCCGGAGCACTACGACGCGTCGTGGCGCGAGGACCGTGAGTACAACGCCGACACCCCGGCGCACCCCTTCCGGCCCTACGGCGCGACCGTGGGCCACGGGTTCGAGTGGGCGCGCCTCACGCTGCACGCGCGCGCCGCGCTGCAGGCCCGCGGCGACGACGCACCCGCGTGGCTCCTGCACGACGCGGCCGACCTCTTCGGCGCGTCCGTGCGCGACGGCTGGGACGTCGACGGCGCCCCGGGGTTCGTCTACACGGTGGACTGGCAGGGGCGTCCCGTCGTCCGCGAGCGCATGCACTGGGTCGCGGCGGAGGCCGTCGCCGCCGCCGCCGCGCTGCACGCCGCGACCGGCGACGCGGGCTACGACGACCTCTACACGCTGTGGTGGGAGTACATCGGCGAGCACGTGCTGGACCGGGACGGCGGCTCGTGGTGGCACGAGCTCGGCACCGACAACCGGGTCTCGCGGACCGTGTGGGCCGGGAAGGCGGACATCTACCACGCGGTCCAGGCGACGCTCGTGCCGCGCCTGCCGCTCGCACCCGCCCTGGCGCCCGCGCTGGCGGCCGGTCTGCTTGGCTGA
- a CDS encoding bacterial proteasome activator family protein produces MGPGAGSGGSAPRVVVVPPDAPEGDARPGGDEDLAGMVGQPAKVMRIGTMIKQLLDEVRSAPLDEAARARLAEIHERSLHELEEGLSPELLAELHRITLPFTEDTAPSDAELRIAQAQLVGWLEGLFHGIQTALVAQQMAAQAQLTQMRRALPPGHAPGPGGLVVPVARDEGPDDLRPSTGQYL; encoded by the coding sequence GTGGGCCCCGGAGCCGGGAGCGGGGGGTCGGCCCCGCGCGTCGTCGTCGTGCCCCCGGACGCTCCGGAGGGCGACGCGCGCCCCGGCGGTGACGAGGACCTGGCCGGCATGGTCGGCCAGCCGGCGAAGGTCATGCGGATCGGCACAATGATCAAGCAGCTCCTCGACGAGGTGCGCTCGGCCCCGCTCGACGAGGCCGCCCGCGCGCGGCTGGCGGAGATCCACGAGCGCTCGTTGCACGAGCTCGAGGAGGGCCTGTCCCCCGAGCTGCTCGCCGAGCTGCACCGCATCACGCTGCCGTTCACCGAGGACACGGCACCGTCGGACGCCGAGCTGCGGATCGCGCAGGCCCAGCTGGTCGGGTGGCTCGAGGGCCTGTTCCACGGCATCCAGACGGCGCTCGTCGCGCAGCAGATGGCGGCGCAGGCCCAGCTCACGCAGATGCGGCGCGCACTGCCGCCGGGGCACGCGCCGGGACCGGGTGGCCTCGTGGTCCCGGTGGCCCGCGACGAGGGTCCGGACGACCTGCGTCCGTCGACGGGCCAGTACCTCTAG
- a CDS encoding EamA family transporter — protein MPAPLMFVLSGLTQYLGAALAVGLFAVVPAGTVAWLRVTVAAAVLLAWRRPWRVAELWEARRLRVTVVFGVVLATMNVTFYIAIEHLPLGTAVALEFLGPVAVAAVTGSGWRDRAAIAVAAVGVVLLAGISLDTGPGAVTGLVAIGVAAACWAAYIVLGRRVARAGAPGPSGLAVAMAAGALVLAPFLVGGAGPVLHDARLAGVVVAIAVCSSLVPYVLEQVVLRRVSAATFAILLALLPATAAVVGAVALRQWPHGLELVGLVLVSGAIALTARPSRGTDGDTDGGTDG, from the coding sequence GTGCCTGCTCCCCTGATGTTCGTGCTGTCGGGGCTGACGCAGTACCTCGGGGCAGCGCTCGCGGTCGGGCTGTTCGCGGTGGTCCCGGCGGGGACGGTCGCGTGGCTGCGCGTCACCGTCGCGGCGGCGGTGCTGCTCGCGTGGCGGCGGCCGTGGCGTGTGGCGGAGCTGTGGGAGGCGCGGCGCCTGCGGGTGACCGTGGTCTTCGGCGTCGTGCTCGCGACGATGAACGTCACCTTCTACATCGCGATCGAGCACCTGCCGCTGGGCACGGCGGTCGCGCTCGAGTTCCTCGGGCCGGTGGCCGTGGCCGCGGTGACCGGGTCCGGCTGGCGGGACCGTGCCGCGATCGCGGTCGCCGCCGTGGGGGTCGTGCTGCTGGCGGGCATCAGCCTCGACACCGGGCCCGGTGCCGTCACCGGCCTCGTCGCGATCGGCGTCGCCGCCGCGTGCTGGGCCGCGTACATCGTCCTGGGGCGCCGGGTCGCGCGGGCCGGGGCGCCCGGGCCGTCGGGCCTGGCGGTCGCCATGGCGGCGGGCGCGCTGGTCCTCGCGCCGTTCCTCGTGGGCGGTGCCGGTCCGGTCCTGCACGACGCGCGGCTCGCCGGCGTCGTCGTCGCGATCGCCGTGTGCTCCTCGCTCGTGCCCTACGTGCTCGAGCAGGTCGTCCTGCGCCGGGTCAGCGCCGCGACGTTCGCGATCCTGCTCGCGCTGCTGCCGGCCACCGCGGCCGTCGTGGGGGCCGTGGCGCTGCGGCAGTGGCCGCACGGCCTCGAGCTGGTCGGGCTGGTCCTCGTCTCGGGCGCCATCGCCCTGACCGCCCGCCCGTCCCGCGGGACCGACGGCGACACCGACGGCGGCACCGACGGCTAG